A region from the Candidatus Electrothrix scaldis genome encodes:
- the dnaX gene encoding DNA polymerase III subunit gamma/tau, with amino-acid sequence MSYLVLARKSRPQTFAQVVGQKAVVRTLQNGLVQNRVPHALIFSGVRGTGKTTLARIMAKALNCEKGEPPEPCNECRSCKEIMAGSSVDLHEVDGASNRGIQEIRELKENIRFMPTSSKFKIIIIDEVHMLTTEAFNALLKTLEEPPEHVYFMFATTELHKVPVTILSRCQRYELKRVSHAELSAHFASLAEQEGISIDESALNMVVREAGGSVRDGLSLLDQVFSYCGDNVTGEEVADVLGLVSHEVIADLARALLAKDIATALDCLEKVYSYGMDIKRFINEVLAWFRNLVVCSVSKDPAQLLDLPVDELTLLQEVAAAYSAQTLFMMFNMLLEGLEKAAFSPRPRFAVEMTFIRAVQVDDVVPVTDLLTRLDDVLAGVALPQQQVARQTMLSQPPSQTPQQVSQPGQGRGAIMSPPPSSSQAVPLAEVEKKKEPEPVIPPPQEPPPVEEQRPPEPDPPEKLVGATGRSPLPQDTGAPVSSGAHTKDVRKLWPGFVQYVQERVQWMAAALKSSSSVRLENGVLTVNYDDSADCMLLGNKENLVQLTEYAMDYFQEELEVTFKVPNSSACATDSNGAAAVRQERKKLANDALVLAAVDIFSGQVGDIRVGARFRGTLNEEKNDE; translated from the coding sequence GTGTCCTACCTCGTCCTCGCCAGAAAATCCCGACCCCAGACCTTTGCTCAGGTGGTCGGCCAGAAAGCCGTTGTCCGTACCCTGCAAAACGGATTAGTACAGAACCGGGTGCCCCATGCCCTGATCTTCAGCGGGGTGCGCGGTACCGGTAAAACTACTCTTGCCCGCATCATGGCCAAGGCCCTGAACTGCGAAAAGGGAGAACCGCCTGAACCCTGCAACGAATGCCGCTCCTGCAAGGAGATCATGGCAGGGAGTTCCGTTGATCTGCACGAGGTAGATGGTGCCTCCAACCGGGGTATTCAGGAGATCCGGGAGCTGAAGGAAAATATCCGCTTCATGCCCACCAGCTCCAAGTTCAAGATCATCATCATTGATGAGGTCCACATGCTCACCACCGAGGCCTTTAACGCCTTGCTCAAGACCCTTGAGGAGCCGCCTGAGCATGTCTATTTCATGTTTGCCACCACGGAATTGCACAAGGTGCCGGTGACCATCCTTTCCCGCTGTCAGCGCTACGAGCTCAAGCGTGTTTCTCATGCGGAGCTGTCTGCCCATTTTGCCTCTTTAGCGGAGCAGGAGGGAATCAGCATTGATGAGTCAGCCCTGAACATGGTGGTCCGTGAGGCAGGAGGTTCGGTGCGCGATGGCCTTAGTCTGCTGGATCAGGTCTTTTCTTATTGCGGCGACAACGTCACTGGCGAGGAGGTGGCTGATGTGCTGGGCCTGGTCAGTCACGAGGTGATTGCCGATCTTGCCCGCGCCCTGCTCGCAAAAGATATTGCCACTGCCCTGGACTGTTTGGAGAAGGTCTATAGCTACGGCATGGATATCAAACGCTTCATTAATGAAGTGCTGGCCTGGTTTCGCAATCTGGTGGTGTGCAGCGTCAGCAAAGACCCTGCTCAGCTTCTTGATCTCCCTGTCGATGAACTGACCCTGTTGCAGGAGGTGGCAGCAGCCTATTCTGCGCAAACGCTGTTCATGATGTTCAATATGCTGCTTGAAGGGCTGGAAAAGGCTGCCTTTTCTCCTCGTCCCCGCTTTGCTGTGGAGATGACCTTTATCCGGGCCGTGCAGGTGGATGATGTGGTGCCGGTGACGGACCTGCTTACCCGCCTTGATGATGTGCTGGCTGGTGTGGCCTTGCCGCAACAGCAGGTCGCTCGGCAAACAATGCTATCACAGCCTCCATCGCAGACGCCTCAGCAGGTTTCGCAGCCAGGGCAGGGCAGGGGAGCGATAATGTCTCCACCGCCTTCGTCTTCACAAGCTGTACCTCTTGCCGAGGTCGAAAAAAAAAAAGAACCTGAACCGGTAATCCCTCCTCCGCAAGAGCCTCCCCCTGTGGAGGAGCAGCGACCGCCGGAACCAGATCCACCCGAAAAATTAGTAGGGGCGACTGGCCGGTCGCCCCTACCTCAAGATACAGGTGCCCCGGTTTCATCAGGTGCGCATACAAAAGATGTGCGCAAGCTGTGGCCCGGTTTTGTCCAGTATGTGCAGGAGCGGGTTCAATGGATGGCGGCGGCCCTGAAAAGTTCTTCCTCTGTTCGTTTGGAAAACGGTGTCCTGACCGTGAATTATGATGATTCTGCGGACTGTATGCTGCTGGGGAATAAGGAGAACCTTGTGCAGCTGACTGAGTACGCAATGGATTATTTTCAGGAGGAGCTGGAGGTGACCTTTAAGGTGCCCAATTCTTCCGCCTGTGCCACAGATTCAAACGGTGCGGCAGCTGTTCGACAAGAGCGGAAAAAATTGGCCAATGATGCATTAGTCCTGGCAGCCGTGGATATTTTTAGTGGTCAGGTCGGGGATATTCGGGTTGGTGCTCGTTTCCGTGGAACTTTGAATGAGGAAAAAAATGACGAATAA
- a CDS encoding YbaB/EbfC family nucleoid-associated protein, translated as MNISDMMQQAKQFQEKIGSMQEELATKTVTGSAGGGMVSATMNGKGELVGLSIEPGIVNADEVDMLQDLVVAAVNDGARKAAELGKGEMSKLTGGLNIPGLS; from the coding sequence ATGAATATCTCTGATATGATGCAGCAGGCAAAGCAATTCCAGGAAAAAATTGGCTCCATGCAAGAGGAGTTGGCAACCAAAACCGTGACCGGTTCTGCTGGCGGTGGGATGGTGAGTGCCACTATGAATGGAAAGGGCGAGCTGGTGGGCCTTTCCATAGAGCCTGGTATCGTCAATGCGGACGAAGTGGACATGCTCCAGGACCTGGTTGTTGCTGCCGTCAATGATGGGGCTCGCAAGGCGGCTGAGTTGGGCAAGGGTGAGATGTCCAAACTGACTGGTGGCCTGAATATTCCCGGCCTTTCCTAA